From a single Sphingosinicellaceae bacterium genomic region:
- a CDS encoding SDR family oxidoreductase, producing the protein MSLDAELAGKVVIVTGAASGIGARTVERILAAGGSVVAVDRVATARPATLNAVFDVTDEDGWRALAAQVVERFGRIDGLVNCAGVIRMGAVVDLSLADFRTVMAVNVEGVFLGMKYVLPAMLAAASGAVVNLSSTAGIAGAAGAGAYCASKGAVRMLSKSAALEAIAAGGHVRVNSLHPAMTETPMVADIVRQLGGDAAIEDQMRALQPSGNFIPADAVVDGILFLLSDRSVFMNGTELIVDNGFTAQ; encoded by the coding sequence ATGAGCCTCGACGCGGAGCTCGCCGGCAAAGTCGTCATCGTCACCGGAGCCGCCTCGGGGATCGGCGCCCGCACCGTCGAGCGGATCCTCGCGGCCGGGGGGAGCGTCGTCGCCGTCGACCGCGTCGCCACCGCGCGCCCTGCAACGCTGAATGCCGTGTTCGACGTGACCGACGAGGACGGCTGGCGGGCCCTCGCCGCGCAGGTCGTCGAACGCTTCGGACGCATCGACGGGCTGGTCAACTGCGCCGGCGTGATCCGCATGGGCGCGGTCGTCGACCTGTCGCTGGCCGACTTCCGCACGGTGATGGCGGTCAACGTCGAGGGCGTCTTCCTCGGCATGAAGTACGTCCTGCCGGCGATGCTGGCGGCGGCCAGCGGTGCGGTCGTCAACCTGTCCTCGACCGCCGGCATCGCCGGAGCGGCGGGGGCGGGCGCCTATTGTGCGAGCAAGGGCGCGGTGCGGATGCTGTCAAAGTCCGCCGCGCTCGAGGCGATCGCGGCGGGCGGCCACGTCCGCGTCAACTCGCTCCACCCGGCGATGACCGAGACGCCGATGGTCGCCGACATCGTGCGCCAGCTTGGTGGCGATGCTGCAATCGAGGACCAGATGCGGGCCCTCCAGCCGTCTGGCAATTTCATCCCGGCGGACGCCGTGGTCGACGGCATCCTGTTCTTGCTCTCCGACCGCTCGGTCTTCATGAATGGGACCGAGTTGATCGTCGACAACGGATTCACCGCGCAATGA
- a CDS encoding ThuA domain-containing protein, producing the protein MTAPARIHVISGGRFHDFDLARRTLLNLIGEDDRTRATCAQDFTGIDQLDGYAGLILYTCDLMPTDAEADAIDAFVSGGGRLFALHAANAELEFTDGPEIVASGVRIPGLVKPTAVTVAPKFIALIGSRFQAHLAAETMHIHVEDHAHPITAGLQDFEIVDEPYLATPVGEYHTLLSARYSGKANGYILSDWPDDPPRPQLYVKDHGAGGVLYTPLGHACGKFDMQPMMEEAPVVRGPWDEPIFQEILRRGIGWIVEGHTATAG; encoded by the coding sequence ATGACCGCTCCGGCGCGTATCCACGTCATCAGCGGCGGTCGTTTCCACGACTTCGACCTCGCGCGCCGCACCCTGCTCAACCTGATCGGCGAGGACGACCGCACCCGCGCCACCTGCGCGCAGGACTTCACCGGCATCGACCAGCTCGACGGCTATGCAGGGCTCATCCTCTACACCTGCGACCTGATGCCGACGGATGCTGAGGCCGATGCGATCGATGCGTTCGTCAGCGGTGGCGGCCGGCTGTTCGCCCTCCACGCTGCCAACGCCGAGCTCGAGTTCACCGATGGCCCCGAGATCGTCGCCAGCGGCGTGCGCATCCCGGGCCTCGTCAAGCCGACCGCGGTGACCGTCGCGCCCAAGTTCATCGCGCTCATCGGCAGCCGCTTCCAGGCGCACCTCGCGGCGGAGACGATGCACATCCACGTCGAGGACCACGCCCACCCGATCACCGCGGGCCTGCAGGACTTCGAGATCGTCGACGAGCCGTACCTGGCGACACCCGTCGGCGAATATCACACCCTGTTGTCGGCCCGGTACAGCGGCAAGGCGAACGGCTACATCCTGTCGGACTGGCCGGACGACCCGCCGCGCCCACAGCTTTACGTTAAGGATCACGGCGCCGGCGGCGTCCTTTACACACCCCTCGGCCACGCCTGCGGCAAGTTCGACATGCAGCCGATGATGGAGGAGGCACCGGTGGTCCGCGGCCCCTGGGACGAGCCGATCTTCCAGGAGATCCTGCGCCGCGGCATTGGCTGGATCGTCGAAGGCCACACGGCCACCGCAGGATGA
- a CDS encoding TonB-dependent receptor plug domain-containing protein, with amino-acid sequence MKPKIRAGLLCSIAVLGVAILPFAASAQVLASADDTAAAAGSENIVVTAQRRAQAIRDVPQSVQALGGDQLIATGVDDLAKAISLVPSATTGSTISAGSNSLQIRGVAASETDGDATVGFYLDNFAFSLPGRPFAPAVDFYDLQRVEVLRGPSGTLYGLGSLGGTIKVLTNDPDLNDVSGSVRVQANATESSEPGGGVDLMLNAPIIPGKLAVRGVFSYKLIGGYADSIPTGKKNINDARSLTGRVKVLAEPTENLKIRLTYWRNQSDQDFSNRITSYDPPLLNQTFGIANSKYSVYTGDIDYDLGFATIQSTTGYIKNTVVTNNGGAIIGIGDFTSIWPLTTKNFNEDFRITSSGSGPFRWIVGAFYQDGKTSGGQSVSLFDLPVGGQTGLATFNDNTLKSTGYAVYGEGTYSLFQRSLDLTVGGRYFREKRRFIENSSLTLIGAGITTPTIGTDRATNDTFNPRFNIAYHAGHDGLLYVEAAKGFRSASITSSSIVGGANLALGTNFSNSSAPDTLWNYEAGVKWGFFDNHVNVELSAYYFDWKDAQIELSPTLQTIVVPIGNVHGRGIDAQVDWRTPITGLRIQASGNLNKTELRSILPAITSALPFLADGRQLPGTAKRTFAIAANYAAPLNSNGLELRANGRYTYRSRQQSVFDGRYAPWNGLGSARLGVGNEGFDLALFSDNIGNAKRPISVPGGQVQVPYPRTFGVVLEKKF; translated from the coding sequence ATGAAGCCGAAGATCCGCGCTGGATTGCTGTGCTCAATAGCCGTGCTAGGCGTAGCGATCCTACCATTCGCGGCCTCTGCACAGGTCCTCGCTTCGGCCGACGATACCGCTGCTGCGGCCGGTAGCGAGAACATCGTCGTCACCGCCCAGCGCCGCGCCCAGGCGATCCGCGACGTGCCACAGTCGGTGCAGGCCCTCGGCGGCGACCAGTTGATCGCGACCGGCGTCGACGATCTCGCCAAGGCGATCAGCCTGGTGCCGAGCGCGACCACCGGCTCGACGATCTCGGCCGGCAGCAACTCACTCCAGATCCGCGGCGTCGCGGCATCGGAGACCGACGGCGATGCCACCGTCGGCTTCTACCTCGACAACTTCGCCTTCTCGCTCCCCGGCCGTCCGTTCGCGCCCGCTGTCGACTTCTACGACCTGCAGCGCGTCGAGGTCCTGCGCGGACCGTCCGGCACGCTCTACGGCCTCGGCTCGCTCGGCGGCACGATCAAGGTGCTGACCAACGACCCCGACCTGAACGACGTCTCAGGCTCGGTCCGGGTCCAGGCCAACGCGACCGAGAGCAGCGAGCCTGGCGGCGGCGTCGATCTGATGCTCAACGCGCCGATCATTCCGGGCAAGCTCGCGGTGCGCGGCGTGTTCTCGTACAAGCTGATCGGCGGCTATGCGGACTCGATCCCGACGGGCAAGAAGAACATCAACGACGCACGCAGCCTGACCGGTCGCGTCAAGGTTCTCGCTGAGCCCACCGAGAACCTGAAAATCCGCCTGACCTACTGGCGCAACCAGTCCGACCAGGATTTCTCGAACCGCATCACCTCGTACGATCCGCCGCTGCTCAACCAGACCTTCGGCATCGCGAACTCGAAATACTCGGTCTACACTGGCGACATCGACTACGACCTCGGCTTTGCGACCATCCAGAGCACGACCGGCTACATCAAGAACACGGTCGTCACCAACAACGGCGGCGCGATCATCGGCATCGGTGATTTCACCTCGATCTGGCCGCTGACGACGAAGAACTTCAACGAGGACTTCCGCATCACGTCGTCCGGCAGCGGTCCCTTCCGCTGGATCGTCGGTGCGTTCTATCAGGATGGCAAGACTTCCGGTGGCCAGAGCGTGTCGCTGTTCGACCTGCCCGTCGGCGGCCAGACCGGACTGGCGACGTTCAACGACAATACCCTCAAGAGTACCGGCTACGCGGTCTACGGCGAGGGCACGTATTCGCTGTTCCAGCGCAGCCTCGACCTCACCGTCGGCGGCCGCTATTTCCGGGAAAAGCGCCGGTTCATCGAGAACAGCTCGCTGACCCTGATCGGGGCGGGCATCACCACGCCGACGATTGGCACTGACCGCGCGACCAACGACACGTTCAACCCGCGCTTCAATATCGCCTACCACGCCGGCCATGACGGGCTGCTCTACGTCGAGGCGGCCAAGGGCTTCCGCAGTGCGTCGATCACCTCGAGCTCGATCGTCGGCGGTGCCAACCTCGCGCTCGGCACCAACTTCTCGAACTCGTCCGCTCCCGACACCTTGTGGAACTACGAAGCCGGCGTGAAATGGGGCTTCTTCGACAACCACGTCAACGTCGAGCTGTCGGCCTATTACTTCGACTGGAAGGACGCGCAGATCGAGCTGTCGCCGACGCTCCAGACCATCGTCGTGCCGATCGGCAACGTCCACGGCCGCGGTATCGATGCGCAGGTCGACTGGCGTACGCCGATCACCGGGCTCCGCATCCAGGCGAGCGGCAATCTCAACAAGACCGAACTGCGCAGCATCCTGCCGGCGATCACCAGCGCGCTGCCGTTCCTGGCCGACGGACGGCAGTTGCCGGGCACTGCGAAACGGACCTTCGCAATTGCGGCGAACTATGCCGCACCGCTGAACTCCAACGGCCTCGAGTTGCGCGCCAACGGTCGCTACACCTACCGCTCGCGCCAGCAGAGCGTCTTCGACGGCCGCTATGCGCCGTGGAACGGCCTCGGCTCGGCCCGCCTCGGCGTCGGCAACGAGGGCTTCGACCTCGCGCTATTCTCCGACAACATCGGGAACGCCAAGCGCCCGATCTCGGTGCCCGGCGGGCAGGTTCAGGTGCCCTATCCCCGGACCTTCGGCGTCGTGCTCGAAAAGAAGTTCTGA
- a CDS encoding aromatic ring-hydroxylating dioxygenase subunit alpha, producing the protein MAKIEQEFHAAWQSQGEYQATPFLPRKPIPDIGHERIDGERFHSPDFMAREWSHIWTKTWNIGCHVSELPDPGSFRVHTLGKESLLFVRGEDEVVRGFFNVCQHRGNILCQVHEGDATVFKCPFHGWEWNVDGTLRRIMHPQLFPQFNGGIAPGELDLPPLKVETWGGWVWFNMDLGAQPLADFLGEAGRHLESYELDKFSLVESKSFEWHGNWKHAHDAFNESYHFEALHPEFLHFAEGFDVPIELLGIHSRMLNFNSTVSEIIEERDEMTPVREKFLGSHEDYTGSAKDVHLDIVARKRAMQDDTHLPYKRLNDEQLAHQYHYTFFPGTTFTSTPEVSIVFRYRPHESDPNYCYYDFLITRHDPPGSPRPEFEHRLYRHAELPDYAEAFEGTFDPVLSNVLRQDGSNMPTMQQGTQSEGFRGMILGEQEVRLRHFHQTIDRYLMGNAPRTGDR; encoded by the coding sequence ATGGCGAAGATCGAACAGGAGTTTCACGCGGCCTGGCAGTCGCAGGGCGAATATCAGGCGACGCCGTTCCTGCCGCGCAAGCCGATCCCTGATATCGGCCACGAGCGCATCGATGGCGAGCGGTTTCATTCGCCTGACTTCATGGCGCGCGAGTGGTCGCATATCTGGACGAAGACGTGGAATATCGGCTGCCACGTCAGCGAGTTGCCCGACCCGGGTTCTTTCCGCGTCCACACGCTCGGCAAGGAATCACTATTGTTCGTGCGTGGCGAGGACGAGGTCGTCCGCGGCTTCTTCAACGTCTGCCAGCACCGCGGCAACATCCTCTGCCAGGTCCACGAGGGCGATGCGACTGTGTTCAAATGCCCGTTCCACGGCTGGGAGTGGAACGTCGACGGCACCCTGCGCCGGATCATGCACCCGCAGCTGTTCCCGCAGTTCAACGGCGGCATCGCGCCCGGCGAGCTCGATCTGCCGCCCCTCAAGGTCGAGACCTGGGGCGGCTGGGTGTGGTTCAACATGGACCTTGGCGCGCAGCCCCTCGCCGATTTCCTGGGCGAGGCCGGCCGCCACCTCGAAAGCTACGAGCTCGACAAGTTCAGTCTCGTCGAGTCCAAAAGCTTCGAGTGGCACGGCAACTGGAAGCACGCGCACGACGCCTTCAACGAGAGCTATCACTTCGAGGCGCTGCACCCTGAGTTCCTGCACTTCGCCGAAGGCTTCGACGTGCCGATCGAGCTGCTCGGCATCCACAGCCGCATGCTCAACTTCAACAGCACGGTCAGCGAGATCATCGAGGAGCGCGACGAGATGACCCCGGTGCGCGAGAAGTTCCTGGGATCGCACGAGGACTACACCGGCTCGGCCAAGGACGTGCACCTCGACATCGTCGCCCGCAAGCGCGCGATGCAGGATGATACCCACCTGCCGTACAAACGCCTGAACGACGAGCAGCTGGCGCACCAGTATCATTACACGTTCTTCCCGGGGACAACGTTCACCTCGACGCCCGAGGTTTCGATCGTCTTCCGCTACCGGCCGCACGAGAGCGATCCGAATTATTGCTACTACGACTTCCTGATCACCCGCCACGACCCGCCGGGGTCGCCGCGCCCGGAGTTCGAGCATCGCCTGTACCGCCACGCCGAGCTGCCCGACTACGCCGAGGCGTTCGAGGGCACGTTCGACCCGGTGTTGTCGAACGTGCTGCGGCAGGACGGTTCGAACATGCCGACGATGCAGCAGGGCACGCAGTCCGAGGGTTTCCGCGGCATGATACTGGGCGAGCAGGAGGTGCGTTTGCGACATTTTCACCAGACGATCGATCGGTACCTGATGGGCAATGCCCCACGGACGGGGGACCGATAA
- a CDS encoding OFA family MFS transporter yields MATDAALVPSGFLDRAGTVAGVGFNRWLVPPCALAIHLCIGMAYGFSVFWLPLSRAIGISDPVVCKAMTLAQAITTTTCDWRVSDLVWTYTLFFVVLGASAALWGGWLERAGPRKAGVVAAFCWAGGMGISAIGVSIHQLWLVWLGSGLIGGIGLGLGYISPVSTLIKWFPDRRGMATGMAIMGFGGGAMIGSPLADILMKHFASATGVGVWQTFLVLAAGYFVFMMAGALGYRVPPEGWAPAGWTPPATTAKLMSRFNVDLKDAHRTPQFWLIWLVLLLNVSASIGIIGVASPMLQEIFGGRLIDAPSVLFTAFDDDQKKAAAAVGAGFVGMISLFNIGGRFFWASLSDRLGRKRLYAVILALGAVLYGVAAPALAGGTIGLFILTFCIIASMYGGGFATVPAYLADIFGTKYVGAIHGRLLTAWSTAGILGPLVVAYMRDARIAADVPRDQLYQPIYLILAGMLVVGFVANLLVKPVAERFHMPAEEPAVVGAPGVAAAATGTTEGLTTTALLAWAAVGIPIAWGVYMTLAKAAVLLK; encoded by the coding sequence ATGGCCACCGACGCAGCACTCGTGCCTTCGGGCTTTCTCGACCGCGCCGGGACGGTGGCGGGCGTGGGGTTCAACCGCTGGCTGGTGCCGCCGTGCGCGCTGGCGATCCACCTGTGCATCGGCATGGCCTATGGTTTCAGCGTGTTCTGGCTGCCGCTGTCGCGCGCCATCGGCATCTCGGACCCGGTCGTCTGCAAGGCGATGACGCTGGCGCAGGCGATCACCACGACGACCTGCGACTGGCGGGTCAGCGACCTGGTGTGGACCTACACCCTGTTCTTCGTCGTGCTCGGCGCGTCAGCGGCCTTGTGGGGCGGCTGGCTGGAGCGCGCCGGCCCCCGCAAGGCCGGCGTCGTCGCGGCGTTCTGCTGGGCCGGCGGCATGGGCATCTCGGCGATCGGCGTGTCGATCCACCAGTTGTGGCTGGTCTGGCTCGGCTCCGGGCTGATCGGCGGCATCGGGCTGGGCCTCGGCTACATCTCGCCGGTGTCGACGCTGATCAAGTGGTTCCCCGACCGCCGCGGCATGGCGACCGGCATGGCGATCATGGGCTTCGGCGGCGGCGCGATGATCGGCAGCCCGCTCGCCGACATCCTGATGAAACACTTCGCCAGCGCCACCGGCGTCGGCGTCTGGCAGACCTTCCTGGTGCTCGCGGCAGGCTATTTCGTCTTCATGATGGCGGGCGCGCTCGGCTACCGCGTCCCGCCCGAGGGCTGGGCCCCCGCCGGCTGGACCCCGCCGGCAACCACCGCGAAGCTGATGAGCCGCTTCAACGTCGACCTGAAGGACGCCCACCGGACGCCCCAGTTCTGGCTGATCTGGCTGGTCCTCCTGCTCAACGTCTCGGCCTCGATCGGCATCATCGGGGTCGCCTCGCCGATGTTGCAGGAGATCTTTGGCGGCCGGCTGATCGATGCGCCGAGCGTGCTGTTCACCGCCTTCGACGATGACCAGAAGAAAGCTGCCGCCGCGGTCGGCGCGGGCTTCGTCGGGATGATCAGCCTGTTCAACATCGGCGGGCGCTTCTTCTGGGCGTCGCTGTCCGACCGGCTCGGGCGCAAACGGTTGTACGCGGTGATCCTGGCGCTCGGGGCGGTGCTCTACGGCGTCGCCGCGCCGGCGCTGGCGGGCGGGACCATCGGCCTGTTCATCCTGACCTTCTGCATCATCGCCTCGATGTACGGCGGCGGCTTCGCGACCGTGCCGGCCTATCTCGCCGACATCTTCGGGACCAAGTACGTCGGCGCGATCCACGGCCGGCTGCTGACCGCATGGTCGACCGCGGGCATCCTCGGGCCGCTGGTGGTCGCCTACATGCGGGACGCGCGGATCGCCGCGGACGTGCCGCGCGACCAGTTGTACCAGCCGATCTACCTGATCCTCGCGGGCATGCTGGTTGTCGGGTTCGTCGCCAACCTGCTGGTCAAGCCGGTCGCCGAGCGTTTCCATATGCCCGCCGAGGAGCCCGCCGTCGTCGGTGCACCGGGCGTTGCCGCGGCGGCCACCGGCACGACCGAGGGCCTGACGACGACGGCGCTGCTGGCATGGGCGGCGGTCGGTATCCCGATCGCCTGGGGGGTCTACATGACGCTGGCAAAAGCCGCCGTGCTGCTCAAGTAA
- a CDS encoding nitronate monooxygenase family protein has protein sequence MAFKTRITEMLGIEHPIVQGGMQSVGVAELASAVSNAGGLGILTALTQPSPEALRDEIERCRSMTDKPFGVNLTVFPTINAPDYVAYAQAIIDGGIRIVETAGTPAVREIWAMLKPHGVMILHKCTAVRHALSAERAGVDVISIDGFECAGHPGEDDIPGLILIPAAADKVKIPMLASGGFGDGRGLVAALALGADGINMGTRFCATAEAQIHPNVKQAYIDNDERGSYLIFRSLKNTARVGKSAVSEEVVRRLAEPGATFADVQELVSGKAGKELLETGDMSRGVFWAGMVQGLIHDIPTCRELIDRIIGDAEQIVTERLAGSLSSSRSAARLVA, from the coding sequence GTGGCTTTCAAGACCCGCATCACCGAAATGCTCGGCATCGAGCACCCGATCGTCCAGGGCGGCATGCAGTCGGTCGGCGTCGCGGAGCTGGCGAGCGCGGTCTCCAACGCCGGCGGCCTCGGCATCCTGACCGCGCTGACGCAGCCGTCGCCCGAAGCGCTGCGCGACGAGATCGAGCGCTGCCGGTCGATGACCGACAAGCCGTTCGGCGTGAATTTGACGGTGTTCCCGACGATCAACGCGCCTGACTATGTCGCCTATGCTCAGGCGATCATCGACGGTGGCATCCGCATCGTCGAGACCGCGGGCACTCCCGCCGTGCGCGAGATCTGGGCAATGCTGAAGCCGCACGGCGTCATGATCCTGCACAAATGCACCGCCGTCCGCCACGCGCTGTCGGCCGAGCGCGCCGGGGTCGACGTCATCTCGATCGACGGCTTCGAGTGCGCCGGCCACCCCGGCGAGGACGATATTCCCGGCCTGATCCTGATCCCCGCGGCGGCCGACAAAGTGAAGATTCCGATGCTCGCGAGCGGCGGTTTCGGCGACGGTCGCGGGCTGGTCGCGGCGCTGGCGCTCGGCGCCGACGGCATCAACATGGGCACGCGCTTCTGCGCGACCGCCGAGGCGCAGATCCACCCGAACGTGAAGCAGGCCTATATCGACAACGACGAGCGCGGTTCGTACCTGATCTTCCGCAGCCTCAAGAACACCGCCCGCGTCGGCAAGAGCGCGGTGTCGGAGGAGGTCGTGCGCCGCCTCGCGGAACCCGGCGCGACCTTCGCCGACGTCCAGGAACTGGTCAGCGGCAAGGCCGGCAAGGAGCTGCTGGAGACCGGCGACATGAGCCGCGGCGTGTTCTGGGCCGGCATGGTGCAGGGCTTGATCCACGACATCCCGACCTGCCGGGAACTCATCGACCGCATCATCGGCGATGCCGAGCAGATCGTCACCGAGCGGCTGGCGGGCTCGCTCTCGTCAAGCCGCTCCGCTGCCCGTCTGGTCGCGTAG
- a CDS encoding SDR family oxidoreductase, with translation MAAAAPAGEAVGAQRLAGRTALVTGALGGIGLPIAERFAAEGCAVILADLADHDDPAATAALGRAGKNARYLRLDITSQADWQEAATKIGEGGGTLHILVNNAGIATTGAIAGVPLEDWRRTMTVNCEGAFLGVQTLIALLAAGARASGSWSSVINLSSILGIVGYADSAAYSASKGAIRAFSKAAAVEFARSGDRIPVNALHPGFVRTPMTVKGAAEMAGGDALLDSLAAATPMGRLAEVHEIAAAAAFLASDDSSFMTGAELVIDGGWTAQ, from the coding sequence ATGGCGGCTGCGGCCCCGGCAGGCGAGGCGGTCGGGGCGCAGCGGCTTGCCGGCCGAACCGCGCTGGTGACCGGCGCGCTCGGCGGGATCGGCCTGCCGATTGCCGAGCGCTTCGCCGCCGAGGGCTGTGCCGTGATCCTGGCCGACCTTGCGGACCACGACGATCCGGCGGCGACCGCTGCCCTCGGACGGGCCGGCAAAAACGCGCGCTACCTACGGCTCGACATCACCAGCCAGGCCGACTGGCAGGAAGCGGCCACGAAAATCGGCGAAGGTGGCGGCACGCTCCACATTCTCGTCAACAACGCGGGCATAGCGACCACCGGGGCCATCGCGGGCGTGCCGCTCGAGGATTGGCGTCGGACGATGACGGTCAACTGCGAGGGCGCGTTCCTCGGCGTTCAGACCCTTATCGCACTGCTGGCCGCGGGAGCCCGAGCCTCGGGTTCATGGTCGAGCGTGATCAACCTGTCCTCCATCCTCGGCATCGTCGGCTACGCAGACAGCGCCGCATACTCGGCGAGCAAGGGGGCGATCCGTGCTTTCAGCAAGGCGGCGGCAGTCGAATTCGCGCGCTCGGGCGACCGCATCCCCGTCAACGCGCTGCATCCCGGCTTCGTCCGCACCCCGATGACGGTGAAGGGTGCGGCCGAGATGGCAGGCGGCGATGCGCTGCTCGACAGTCTCGCTGCCGCGACCCCGATGGGACGGCTCGCGGAGGTCCACGAAATCGCCGCTGCGGCCGCCTTCCTCGCCTCCGACGACAGCAGCTTCATGACCGGTGCCGAACTCGTGATCGATGGCGGCTGGACCGCGCAATAG
- a CDS encoding HAD-IA family hydrolase encodes MATPSFEAVIWDFGGVITSSPFEAFTRFETERGLPTDFIRRINATDGDRNAWAQLERAEIGADDFDALFASEAKAAGFDVRGAEVLALLAGAIRPRMVEALARCRSAGLKLGCITNNAKVGRGSGMVDDEAKSDAVAAVMAKFDHVIESSKIGLRKPDPRIYQLMCEQLGVAPATCVYLDDLGINCKPAAALGMTAIKVSGEAQALDDLGRILGIAFD; translated from the coding sequence ATGGCGACGCCGTCGTTCGAAGCCGTGATCTGGGATTTCGGCGGGGTCATCACCAGCTCGCCGTTCGAGGCGTTCACCCGCTTCGAGACCGAGCGCGGCCTGCCGACCGACTTCATCCGGCGGATCAACGCGACCGACGGCGATCGCAACGCCTGGGCGCAGCTCGAGCGCGCCGAGATCGGGGCCGATGACTTCGACGCGCTGTTCGCCTCAGAGGCAAAGGCAGCCGGCTTCGATGTCCGCGGTGCCGAGGTGCTGGCGCTGCTCGCCGGCGCGATCCGCCCGCGGATGGTCGAGGCGCTGGCGCGGTGCCGGTCGGCCGGGCTGAAACTCGGCTGCATCACCAACAACGCCAAGGTCGGGCGCGGCTCCGGCATGGTCGACGACGAGGCCAAGTCGGATGCCGTCGCCGCCGTCATGGCGAAGTTCGACCATGTCATCGAGAGCTCGAAGATCGGCCTGCGCAAGCCCGATCCGCGCATCTATCAGCTGATGTGCGAGCAACTGGGCGTCGCGCCCGCGACCTGCGTCTACCTCGACGACCTCGGCATCAACTGCAAGCCGGCAGCGGCGCTCGGCATGACCGCGATCAAGGTCAGCGGCGAAGCCCAGGCGCTCGACGACCTCGGGCGGATCCTCGGCATCGCGTTCGACTGA
- a CDS encoding TetR/AcrR family transcriptional regulator, giving the protein MRTQILETVIDCLAERPYSEVSAALVAKQAGVSRGGLQYHFPTWLALMRSAVEFLHTRRLDLFRTDLSALPEGANVIDHVIDTHWRHLNEREFRAYQEMVLAARSQPELAALLASQYSAFLHEWHEIARTTFKWNYTDPDVARAGNIAHYILEGMAYGNLGGQLGAAEIDQLLAYTKQVLRDQTGSGAA; this is encoded by the coding sequence ATGCGCACGCAGATCCTGGAGACGGTCATCGACTGCCTGGCGGAGCGACCCTATTCGGAGGTGTCGGCGGCGCTGGTCGCCAAGCAGGCGGGCGTGTCGCGGGGCGGCCTACAATATCATTTCCCAACCTGGCTGGCGCTGATGCGGTCGGCGGTCGAGTTCCTGCACACCCGCCGCCTCGACCTGTTCCGCACCGACCTGTCGGCGTTGCCCGAGGGCGCGAACGTCATCGACCACGTCATCGACACGCACTGGCGTCACCTCAACGAGCGCGAGTTCCGCGCCTACCAGGAGATGGTGCTGGCGGCGCGGTCACAGCCCGAGCTCGCGGCGCTGCTGGCCTCGCAGTACAGCGCCTTCCTGCACGAATGGCACGAGATCGCGCGCACGACCTTCAAGTGGAACTACACCGACCCCGACGTCGCCCGGGCCGGCAACATCGCCCACTACATCCTCGAGGGCATGGCTTATGGTAACCTCGGCGGGCAGCTCGGTGCCGCCGAAATCGACCAGTTGCTCGCCTATACCAAGCAGGTCCTACGCGACCAGACGGGCAGCGGAGCGGCTTGA
- a CDS encoding Rieske 2Fe-2S domain-containing protein, giving the protein MTEGELDTPVDFVPALGTGDIAPGTLKVVKAGGFDVMVVNLAGEFFAVENRCSHAESTLDGGRLRMGRISCPLHGAMFDIRTGGSKSGNLVRTGLRTFATRIDGDMVLVATIPTPALTQPVS; this is encoded by the coding sequence ATGACCGAGGGCGAGCTCGATACACCGGTCGATTTCGTGCCCGCGCTGGGCACCGGCGACATCGCCCCCGGCACCCTGAAGGTCGTCAAGGCCGGCGGCTTCGACGTCATGGTCGTCAACCTTGCGGGCGAGTTCTTCGCTGTCGAGAACCGCTGCAGCCATGCCGAGAGCACGCTTGACGGCGGTCGCCTCCGCATGGGCCGCATTTCGTGCCCGCTGCACGGCGCGATGTTCGATATCCGGACCGGCGGCTCCAAGAGCGGCAACCTCGTGCGGACCGGACTCCGCACCTTCGCGACGCGCATCGACGGGGACATGGTGCTGGTCGCGACGATCCCGACGCCGGCGCTGACCCAGCCTGTGAGCTAG